The DNA region AATTCAGATACCTTTGTCTGGACCTGTGCATTCGTCACTTTCACATTGGAAAGCTGCGTGTTGCTGCCCGCCCGAAGGAAAGCGTACACCGCCCCGGTGCTCTGCAAGCCTTCCAGCTTCACACTGTCTATAACACATCCATTTACAGAAGAACCATTTTGATTGTGCTCACTGGCGACAAGACCACCGGCCCAACCGGGAGAGTGGATAGTCAAATCTTTCAGCGCCACATCCGTGAATTTTGCTCCACCGGAATAGCCCAAAAAGCCGCCCAAGCAGAACAGCGTTTCCTTATTATTGCTTCCATCCAGCTTCAACCAGTGGCTCATTTTCTTCGTCAGCTCTGTGTTATTGGCAATGTCATATACAGAAAGGGAAATTGTGCCGCTCACAGTTATATTAGAGATCAAGACCGGTCCACCGCCGGTGGGCTCCATCACCAAGGCCATATTGTGAACAGAGTCGGGCTCATATTTGCTGCTCGCCTGATAGCAATACTGTTTCAAAGACGCATTGAGTTTGACCAAAGTCCCAGTGGCTGCTCCATGTACCTCCAGCACATTGTAGCACTCCGTACCTAAATAGGGGCTGCCAAGTCCACGAAAGGCATTGCCGAACTGGCTCATATCATATTCTGCGCCTGTCAGGGTCGCGGTAATTTTCCCTTTTCTGCTTATCCCGGTTCCCGCCGGAATACCGAAATACCTCCGAATCAGGTTATCCCCGTCCGTCCGCGCATCCTCGGCATAGCGCCCGGCGGTAATGGTCACATCCGGGTGGTTCGTCTCACCCACATACGCATAATTCCCACTGCGGGATAATACATCTGCGCCATACGACAGTGAGTTCGTCTCGTCCGACAGGGCCCCACTGTACATGGAGTACCCCAGCATCATCAGGTCCGCCGCATTATCCAGCGTGAACGCGCCGCCCTGATCTCCCTGCGCTGTGAATGTCCCGGTGGTCTGCTTCGCCGCAATATAGGCGATGGAGGCATACTTCGGTGTATTTTTATATTCCTGATCATCCGAGATAGCATAGCCGCAGAACGCCTTGCCCACATAGGGCGCATAGTAAAAATACTGGGAATTCTCCGCAGTCTCGACCTTGTCAACGCCCGGGCCCAGGCTCCGCACCGTGACACCGCCGCCGGAAATCAAGCCCACATAGCCGCCGAAAACCGAGGTCTTATGCCCCGCCGTCAGGGAATTCACACGGACGGTCACATGGTCCAGCACATTGTCTCCGCCGACGATCCAGCCGATAGCGCCGCCGAAATGCGCCACACTCGTGGCAGCCCGCTTAGTCGAAAAGGCTCGGCTGGTCGGGCTGTCCCAGCTGCTAAAGCTCCCCGACAGTCCTACTTTTTCATAGCTCAGCTCCAGCCCGTACACCGCGCAGCCGTTGGCCACATTGATAAATCCACAGTAGCCCGTGTTGCCCACATTCGTGTTATCCGGCAGCTTAATAACGGTCCCATTGCCCGCAATGACCCCGTGGAAGGGATATTGCTCCGTTCCGATGCCCGTAAACTCGCTTGAGAGCTCCATAGGCGCAGAAATCTTGTAATACGCTCCCCGCAGATACTCCCGCAGCGTCTCCGCCTTCAGGGTCTTCGTCCCGCTCATCAGCTTGCCCGAGGCCGATGCGGTGTATACATCACAGTCGGTATAGTCCAAGGCGGTGCCGCTGGCCTTGGGATAGTTGATGATCCACTCCGACTGGAACGAGTACGAATCGATCATACTCACCAGCTTCGTCAGTTCCTCCAGCTGTGCGGCTCTTTCGATAATATAAGGATGCTCGTATGTGCCCCAACCAATGTCAAAATTCACACTCTTGCGGTTTACCCGCAGGCTGGTGCCGCCGTCCATGGTGGTAAGCACATAGGGCATATATCCGTTGGAAAACGCCGTGTTCGTGCCGCCATGTTGGGTCGGTTGCGTATTGGGGTCCACCAATATCTCCTGGTCGTAATACTCGTACTGCTTGGGGTTGGTAGAAATTTCCGTACCGTAGGTCACGGCGTTCTTGTGTCCGCCGTCCCAGTCCTCCGCCAGGTTGAAGTTATAGATGTATGCGCCCGTGCCGTTCACGCAGTTAATAGCCTCAAAGTAGCTGGCCTTGGTGAAGATGGACTTCCCTTTCTCCGCCGCAAAAACGATGTTTTTGAAAGTCACGGAGATGTTGGAGGAGGCCGTACTATTGTTTTCCTTAGCCACGCCGCCCCTGCCGATCAGCGCACTGGCCGCCTTAGCCGTGTAAGCGGTCGTCTTATTGACCTCCTCATAAGTGCCCTGTGTATACTGAGAAACGGAGGTCAGGGCTCCGGTGACATTGCTGCCAATGGTGTCTATCAGCAGCGGCGTGGCCGCGCCGTCCACCGTCAGCCCGTCAAAGAACACCTTTTCCACCTTGAAATTGGCGTCCGCCGTCACAGTGGCGGTCCGATTGCCCACCACCTTACCGCAGATGAACGCGCCGGAGCTACTGCTGTTATTGTTGTTTACCGGGAAAATTTTCCCGCTCAGGGTAATATTCGTAAGCGAAGCGGTGATACTTTCGTTTGTGGCGATCACATCGGACAAAATACCGCTCTGAATGCCGAACATCTGCCCTGTCTGGGGCAGGCCCGCCACAGTATAGCCAAAGGTCAGCTTCTTCCCGCTGAAGTCAAAGGTCACCCCCTCCTTCTTCGTGGGATAGAAGGAGTAATTGGTCATGTCGATGTCCTTGTCGGCCCCGGTGATGTCTGTGATGGCCGCGGGAAAGCTCTTCTCCCGCACATAGTCCGGCAGCGCCCCCTGCACATAGTCGTACACATGCCAGTAGATCACATCCGCCGGAGTCTTAGCTGTTGTGCTGGGCGTATAATCTCCGTCTGTATAATCCAGCTTGGCGATGTTGAAATAATATCTCGTATTGCTGTTTTGCCGGGCGGAGATCATGCTATACCAGCCGCTGGTGTCAGGAATTCTACCTATATCTGCATCCTCAGTTATCCCCGTCTCCACCGTCACCAGTCCGCCGGTGGCAGCAACGCCCATAGACGCACGGGAAGCAATATTCTTTCCCACAAACAGATCAAATCCGTCCGCCTTAACGGTCTGGAACCCCGACGGGTCGCAGTTGACCACAACAAACGCCTGGGTGCCCTCGGCCACCAAAATGCCCTTGGTTTCGCCTTTTGATGTAAAGGTAGAGCCATTTACAGAGAAGCCGCTATTTACCGTCAGCTTGCCGTCCAGGTCGTAAATAAGTCCGCCCACGGACGCATTGCCGCTGCTGACCGTACCCTGCCAGGCCCCATCCAGCACCAGCTTGCACTTCTGCACCGTGTGACCGATCAGGCCCCCGGCAGAGGCGCTGGACGCAGAGGTCACAGACGCATTGACCGCCTTGGTACCGGTCATGTCCACATTGATGTAGTTGTTGCATATCAGGTCGCCGAAGCACCCGCCCACATGAGCGTTGGTCGCATTCACATTTTGGGTAATTGACGCGCTGATTGTGTTGCCCGTAAACGCAATGTCCTTACTGGTATTGGTGCTCACTTTGCCCACCATACCCCCAAGATAAACGGCCTCAATGCCATAGCTCCCATTCAGCAAGCTGATCTTCGCTGTGGTAGTGCTGTCTGTGATGCTGATAGCAGTATTACTTTGGATGGAACCTAAAAAACCACCTATATAAATGCTCATGCGCGTGAAACCCTTACCTTTATCCAAGGTAATATTCAGATTCGTCGTGCAGTTTTGGATGGTGATAGAATTTCCCGAAACATACCCCCCAAAGCCACCGAGGAAAAAGCCCTTCGGCGCATCTGCATAGTGCATCACTTCACCGTCCACGGTGAGATTTTCCACCGACGCACCGGCTATTGCGGAAAAAGCGCCCATCCAGCAGCGATTATTGACCGAATTGACCGAAGAAATATCCGCCAGTACACCCACATTGGCAGATTCCGCTCCTTGCGTCCGGGCACTCTCACCGATAGAGAGGGTCAGCGTATGACCACCGCCCACTATCTTGCCGGAGAAAACGGTATAGGGATCATTGGATGGCGTAAACTGCTCCACGCCGCTGCCCCGCAGGTCAATATCCCCCGTTAGGGTAATGGTGACAGACGAAGAAAGCAGATTTTTATATTGATTGCCCTGAATGCCCTTTACCCCGCTGACCGCGCCGTGGGTGTGCAGCGTCAGGGCCAGCTTAGCCGCATCCGCCGCCGAGCTCAAGGTAATATTGGTCGAAAAAGTCAAAGGATTCTGCACAGACACTGTATGACTTGCGGCATCAAAGTTGAGAATATGCAGCTTATCATTGCGCAGAATCTGCCCGTAGTTGCCCACATCGTTGCTGGCAAGTGTCCCGGTGCGGGCAAAGGTGTAGTCGGTATCTGCGTACAGCAGCGATTGGTTCTGGGTGCGCACGATATGTCCGGAGCTGGCAGAGCTGTCCGTGATAGCCCCGGCCAGGCGCAGCACCGTCCCGACTCCGGTGGCGGAAACCAGAACCGATGCCTGCCCATTATTCGTATATGTGATGCGGCCTACATCCACAAGCGCTTTATCCGCAGCCTGCCCCACCAGGTCGCCGACGCCCGCCTGCAAAGCGGCGTTCATGGTGTTATTCAGCGTGAGGTTGTCCAGCTTGCAGTAAGCCCCCTGCTTCACGCAGCCCACAGCGCCGCCCAGGGAGCCGGAGAAGCCGCCGCTCGCAAAGGTATTCGTCACCGTCATGCCCCCGCCTACCGTCACAACGGAGTTAGCCTTCACCGTGCCGATAACGCCGCCATAACTGCCCGCCGTCAGGGAATTAAATGTAAAGGCAGAAGCCTTGCCATTTGTAAGCGTCACAGCATTTTTACCCGAAATCAGGCCGAAATAGCCGCCCACACTGTGGTCTGCCGCGCCGGTTCCGTTGAAGGTGGCGCCGGTCACGGTCACATCGGTGAAGTTCGCCGCTTTCTCGGCGGTAAAGCTGCCTATAAAGCCGCCTATATTACCACTTTTGTCAAATGTGTTCCCGGACAGGACAAAGCTGCCCACCGGAGCCGCCGTGGCCTGTCCCACCGCGCCCCCCAGCATCGGCAGGGTAGCCGCCGAAGTAAAGGTGCTGCCTGAAACGGTGCAGGTTTTCCCCGTTTCCACGGTGATCTTGCCGTCGGATTTGCCCGCTACGCCGCCTACATACGCGCCCGTAGCTGTAAAGGCGTTCACCGTTACACTCTTAGCAAAATTAACTGTTCCCGTATTCGCGTTCACGCCCACCAGGCCTGCGGCGTAGTCAGCCGCCGCCGTAGCGCTGCCTGTATAGGTGCTTTCGCTGCTCACGGTGAAAGTGCCCTTGTTTTCGCCCACCAGCAGACCGGCATTACCCGCACCGGCACTGGAAACCAGGATATTCAGGTTCCCTGTGGTCACGGAAACCGACGCATCTTTCTCAATCATGCCAAACAGACCGCCTGCGCTGCCGCCGGCCGTCTCCAAGGCGTACTGGGCTCCGTCCTTGAAGCAGGGACTCAGATCCACGGCGCAAGTGCCACTGCCCGTGACCTTACCCGCCACCAAGCCCGCCGTCTTATTCCCTTGCACTACACCCTTTACGCTTCCGTCACTCTGCACCTCTCTGGCCGCAAAGCGGAATGCGCTGATATCCAGGGCATGGCTATCCTTTGTAATGGTGAGCGTATCGCACAAAGCAAAGGGCGCATTAATATCCGCACACAAGTCAATTTTATCAGTTTCTTTGGTAATAGACGCCTCATTGGACAGATTGTTAAACAGCACATTCCACCCACTAATCTTCAGGTAGGTCGATCCGGGCACTTTGGCCATATAAATTTTGCCCTTAAAGGGATGTTCGTCGTTGCCGATACCGTAAAAACTTTTCTCCAAATCCCCCGCATCTACCGTCAATTCCCAAGTATCACTTGCAAAAATTTGGAAGGTATATCCCTCCAGGCTATTCGACTGAGACACTCGGGCCAGCGTAACGAAGCCCTGAGCCCCGGTAATGCCGAATTCCTTATCCCCATTGCGGGTAATACCCCCATAGGAGCCGTTGTCAGCAAGGTTCAAAATTTTGCTTGCATCCAGAGCATATCCGGCCGGTATCTCCGCCGCATAGGCCCGGCTCCACCAAGTCAAAGCGATCACCACCACCGCCGCCAAAGCTGTGAAAAGGCATACGGCGGACCGCACCGACAGTACGCCCGCTCTCCCCTTTTTATTTGTTTGCAATCTACTTTTCATACACATTCACCTGTTGTCTGTATGTGTGTCCTTATGGCAGCTGCTGCCACTTTACAAAGCTCTCCAGATCCGTCCAGTTATAGCTATTGTTCTTCCAGGGATTGTTCTTCTCATCTTCTATCCCCTGCACCCGCATGAAGGAGAGCCGGCCATAGTAGTCCGTCTCCTGGGGAATATAGATATATTTGTCGAATCCGTCCGTTGGATTTTCCACATTCCGCGCCTTGAAATCATTATGCTCCATCAGCGTCAGCCGGTCCGACCGCCACAGCACCCGCAAAACACCGTTCTTCGGCGGCTCACCTACCATGGAGATTCCATAGATAAACGCTGCGTAGTCCTCTATATCCACATTTCCTTCGGTTTTTTCAAACCCGCAGTCCACATGGAAGCCCTCTGACCGGGACGGCACGATGCACGCCCCCAGCATCCGGCTGGCCATATATCGGGGCGTATCAGGCACAGCCACCATCAGCAACTTAGGGAAGGTAGTCAGGTCTTCGTTTGCATTGGCGTTAAACTGCACCGTTATGGCCAGCTCCGAGGCCTTTTTTCCCTTGAGTGTGGCGGTAAATATCGGTGTATCATGGGTCGTGCTGTTCACCGTCTTACCCGTCGTAGTACCATAGGAAATGGTATAGGCCCGCCCGGTATCGTCCTTGTCCAGCCAGGCATACACGGAGAAGGTCACATCAAAGTCGTTATACTCCCCCGTAGAGCGGTCATAGTTATAAAAGCTGATGCTCTTGGCCGCCATACCCTGGGGCCGCACCACATTTTTATCCGCCTCCTCAAACCTGGAAACGCTGCTGAGCACATCGCTGGAAAAGGAGTGCTTCCGATTCACGAACACATCCTTAAAGTTGCCCTTGCCATAGTAGGCTGCCAGCACCAGCGTGGCCGACAATGCCAGCACCAGCACCGCCCATAGGGCCGCAGGGAGCTTCTTTTTTCTTAGTCTCATGCCGTCACGCCCCCCTCTTGGTGCCGCCCTGGGTCACGATGTACACCACATCCGTCTCTTTCTCCAGCTCCGCCTCGGAGATATTCTCCTTCCAGGTCACCTGCAGCACATAAAAGCGGTAGGCTTCCGTGTCGTTGAGCTTGGCATAGATGTCTGTTCCCTTGGCAGTATAATCCTTAAACTCGTCGCTGTATGTCTTATATACGCCCCGGTTCAGGTGCGTCTGGTCCTGCGTTTCATCGTCTACTCTATCCTTGGTATATTTGACCGTTGCTTTCCAGCTCGCATCCGAAGTGGTATAGTTAAAATAGCAGTCCTGCCCTTCCAAAGTCCGCTTCTCGTACTCGCTGCCTTTGGCCGCATCGGTGATGTTCTGCACCGGGTACAGGTTAATGACCATGCCGATGTTCTCCGTGTAGATCACGCCCAAATCAAAGTCCTTCACCGCCCCCTCATAGGCCGGAGCCACGCAGAACAGGGCGTTATAGGTCTTATTGATCTGCAGGCCGTCCAGATCGAAGGAGGTCATCTCCCGCAGATTGTCGTCCTTGATGTAAATGATGGGTGGCATTTCAATTTCCAAGTCCCCCGACCGGCTTCGGTTGGCCAGCGCAAACCAGGCAACGGCGGAGATCATCAGCACCCCCGCCATCACCAAGATCAGTAGCATTTTCTGTGAAATTTTCCGTTTCCCGGCTTGCATCGTCTTTTACTCCTCCTGCACGGTCAGGTCAAAGCACATATGCCGCAGCGTGGTGCCGATGATGTAGTCGGCCTTGTTGTAGCCGTCCCCGGACTTTTCGCCGCTTTCAAACATCTCTGACAGGTGTTCCTTGCTGCCGTAATATGCTGCAATATCCGCCCGGTCTTTCTCGGCAATGAGCGCGCCGCTCGCAAAAATATCGCTGTACCAGGGCACCCACACCCAGTACACCGTCACCGCCTGCTCCTGCGCAGTGGCTTTCACCTGCTCCGACTGCC from Vescimonas fastidiosa includes:
- a CDS encoding beta strand repeat-containing protein, which gives rise to MKSRLQTNKKGRAGVLSVRSAVCLFTALAAVVVIALTWWSRAYAAEIPAGYALDASKILNLADNGSYGGITRNGDKEFGITGAQGFVTLARVSQSNSLEGYTFQIFASDTWELTVDAGDLEKSFYGIGNDEHPFKGKIYMAKVPGSTYLKISGWNVLFNNLSNEASITKETDKIDLCADINAPFALCDTLTITKDSHALDISAFRFAAREVQSDGSVKGVVQGNKTAGLVAGKVTGSGTCAVDLSPCFKDGAQYALETAGGSAGGLFGMIEKDASVSVTTGNLNILVSSAGAGNAGLLVGENKGTFTVSSESTYTGSATAAADYAAGLVGVNANTGTVNFAKSVTVNAFTATGAYVGGVAGKSDGKITVETGKTCTVSGSTFTSAATLPMLGGAVGQATAAPVGSFVLSGNTFDKSGNIGGFIGSFTAEKAANFTDVTVTGATFNGTGAADHSVGGYFGLISGKNAVTLTNGKASAFTFNSLTAGSYGGVIGTVKANSVVTVGGGMTVTNTFASGGFSGSLGGAVGCVKQGAYCKLDNLTLNNTMNAALQAGVGDLVGQAADKALVDVGRITYTNNGQASVLVSATGVGTVLRLAGAITDSSASSGHIVRTQNQSLLYADTDYTFARTGTLASNDVGNYGQILRNDKLHILNFDAASHTVSVQNPLTFSTNITLSSAADAAKLALTLHTHGAVSGVKGIQGNQYKNLLSSSVTITLTGDIDLRGSGVEQFTPSNDPYTVFSGKIVGGGHTLTLSIGESARTQGAESANVGVLADISSVNSVNNRCWMGAFSAIAGASVENLTVDGEVMHYADAPKGFFLGGFGGYVSGNSITIQNCTTNLNITLDKGKGFTRMSIYIGGFLGSIQSNTAISITDSTTTAKISLLNGSYGIEAVYLGGMVGKVSTNTSKDIAFTGNTISASITQNVNATNAHVGGCFGDLICNNYINVDMTGTKAVNASVTSASSASAGGLIGHTVQKCKLVLDGAWQGTVSSGNASVGGLIYDLDGKLTVNSGFSVNGSTFTSKGETKGILVAEGTQAFVVVNCDPSGFQTVKADGFDLFVGKNIASRASMGVAATGGLVTVETGITEDADIGRIPDTSGWYSMISARQNSNTRYYFNIAKLDYTDGDYTPSTTAKTPADVIYWHVYDYVQGALPDYVREKSFPAAITDITGADKDIDMTNYSFYPTKKEGVTFDFSGKKLTFGYTVAGLPQTGQMFGIQSGILSDVIATNESITASLTNITLSGKIFPVNNNNSSSSGAFICGKVVGNRTATVTADANFKVEKVFFDGLTVDGAATPLLIDTIGSNVTGALTSVSQYTQGTYEEVNKTTAYTAKAASALIGRGGVAKENNSTASSNISVTFKNIVFAAEKGKSIFTKASYFEAINCVNGTGAYIYNFNLAEDWDGGHKNAVTYGTEISTNPKQYEYYDQEILVDPNTQPTQHGGTNTAFSNGYMPYVLTTMDGGTSLRVNRKSVNFDIGWGTYEHPYIIERAAQLEELTKLVSMIDSYSFQSEWIINYPKASGTALDYTDCDVYTASASGKLMSGTKTLKAETLREYLRGAYYKISAPMELSSEFTGIGTEQYPFHGVIAGNGTVIKLPDNTNVGNTGYCGFINVANGCAVYGLELSYEKVGLSGSFSSWDSPTSRAFSTKRAATSVAHFGGAIGWIVGGDNVLDHVTVRVNSLTAGHKTSVFGGYVGLISGGGVTVRSLGPGVDKVETAENSQYFYYAPYVGKAFCGYAISDDQEYKNTPKYASIAYIAAKQTTGTFTAQGDQGGAFTLDNAADLMMLGYSMYSGALSDETNSLSYGADVLSRSGNYAYVGETNHPDVTITAGRYAEDARTDGDNLIRRYFGIPAGTGISRKGKITATLTGAEYDMSQFGNAFRGLGSPYLGTECYNVLEVHGAATGTLVKLNASLKQYCYQASSKYEPDSVHNMALVMEPTGGGPVLISNITVSGTISLSVYDIANNTELTKKMSHWLKLDGSNNKETLFCLGGFLGYSGGAKFTDVALKDLTIHSPGWAGGLVASEHNQNGSSVNGCVIDSVKLEGLQSTGAVYAFLRAGSNTQLSNVKVTNAQVQTKVSEFSDANNDTYNAATGGLIGCIMNGTISVTDSSVSGSSVQFVSKKTTSSSYNGNAGGFIGTSRASVTFSNCTLDGAEVVSCSGYNGNTYPTEYTTSTVDVSGISDGTKNALAYALSSSTDAAGNAGGFVGVTAQANTYTNCVVKSDTAPTAILGYNNGGGVVGEGKRGANYSFTNLSVQTTNHPLYIMGRSCSAGLIPWHEQGDSANAVVAKRVKVSGSASAPVYILATKNSGGDVFASGLLGHVNQISVDVTDAEVSNCIIAGSRAAGVLRGFNGASTSLQNIKVFGNYIQSTNSSLAGIFNTVGKPVSLDGLYFADNMLRSGFKDKKEAGGIVDTISEKGVLNGCNILMKNNDMAFTGSAKTIADILKMTTTKPSGVTGTDYKSVGLIGYKNTGTANILAFSSEAGTNINQQERFVTESSGKATVIFAGYGAPSVFETEHFDKNNTAYTPAQALADHGVTPVTAGKLNGDAVTKTQGSATPDYLNANLEGWAAWKDKTVKLEDTGIKTLSVLTADKLRITQNTDLPVLSINGATQQTMSSFLNLLTGGGFGAMGSAYTLTVQADRYTLGNDGTLSPQAKGDGSVLYDGQKFTAGKYDDLESENKSLTVLTLTFQSSAVPTQTYSMNVVVYYPQILEYTSNISALEGEVYQLSSFLTAPKNFINVSAGSKYSLYVEYAYNDTAKKIENFNFDKRIESGTPDGSSSDKKNAFTAGTKFVLVDLNSPGAYGYKSYYYTADKDTYTLDFSSFQSEAGEPFTVKLLPEVVKNLLGKKDHLCKDANYGHVERYLLMVIPQTAESLMQYTLRATVAENDKNIIVRDHKEACSVNVWGKATGKMKLETPATTFSNVVGKELVVNAHVQVNFPSNYISAMHDRDIYGTHVFRIMDASNKAVSLPAGTKALLTGKDGKTLLATRVTTPTSTVRYELDNIVSLAPGDSLTDDFVLTLDFSEVSPADFSGVFADGGLYTLQDEFYISSDRAHYTNGSKIEGQALSFTAKTAVPVKLTVIPVDRKSQAINMGGVKDSTDSGKILFDLVADFSAVPVTDRENIKSAKVEFFLYQKQYDADSGKHVYSKKNLLGTLGTVDVDGRTVLPLTTDWKATGQYTLSVNLDYVLKQMKTDYQGILSNYRLMAKVTGLDANGRPVAYSAESYFVFLLCDIDNQIGA